Part of the Falco naumanni isolate bFalNau1 chromosome 3, bFalNau1.pat, whole genome shotgun sequence genome is shown below.
GTTTTGTCAGAATTAAAGCAAGGTTACGCTGAAGTGCCTATGTATACACATGTggagaatctgaaaaaaatacatttctattaATATGTTTGATTTTCTAGATATCCCTTTAAAAACTTCTATATGTCCTTCCAATGTTCAGAAGTACACCATGAAGAAACTTAGCTACAAGCATTCCTGAAAATAACCAGGGAGTAGTCTAGAGTGGGTCCTACAGCACTGCAGACTAgagtgaaatggaaaataaggaacAGCATGACACAAAGGTATGGGTTTAATATCTAAATCCAGAATCATCTGAGGAAGAGATGCTACAGGATTCTCAGGAAAACAGGTAGAGAAAGTCTTACGTGGTTGAAAGACTAGTACTCAAACTGCAAACAGttcaaaaagcaataaaagctaTTAATTCTTCTGTTAGAATCCTTCACATACTGATGTTGGAACTGTATCAGCTGCCTTTGTGTAGCTTTACAAGAAGTTTCCTCTGACTAGTCATCTTTCacacttgaaaaaatattaccttTGAGACAAACCTTACCCCAGCTTCCTCTTTCAGGTGTTGTTCTATGTACGACTTTCTCCTCTTATCTGCACTTTTATCTTGTACAATGATTTCACGCCAGGTTTTGCTTACTTTCCAAATACTggaacaaattaatttaaaaaaggatcCACTTTCACATTTCTGCAGAGTTGTACAGAAGTCGTGATAGTAAGactacattttaaagatttgtGCATGATATCATATGCTAGTCTGGTTATTTTCCAGACTACTGCTATATACTAATACAATGTATTGTTATGAAACACAGATCTTTTGTACTCTTATGCACCACTGTATAGAATAACAGAAGAGTCTAGAAAACAATTGCGATATAAATAACAGCATATTTTGacttacaaaattaaataaatttcttgCTCCCACATAAGCCACTTACCAGGTTTGTTTCTAGTCACATTTTTGATTGTTAAGTGTTCTGAAAACATCCATGCACTTATACTTCCACCTATCCTCCCATTCCCTTTGTAACTAATAACACACATGGCATTCTTAAATTCTTCAAAATAAGTGACAGATTCTATTGATTGAAAGTTAATGTAGAACATTAGTCATGAAACAAAATTCTTTGAGTAATCTTTGTACTTAGAAATAACTgatgaaattaaatacataagAACAGATCTAGAAAGTGTTTTTTTGAGTACTATGCATTATTGAGGaacttttaataataaattgCTTTCTAGgcttaaagaaatgtttaatataTTGTAAAATTGTAAGTACTGTGatttagttttaaatttaataattcccgtgtttggctttttgttggtttatgtTTTTAGTTCCCCCatacaatatatttttagaaCTACACAGAAAAAGCCACTTAGTTAATGGTgacaaaactttttaatttcctcagaaacaaaaaaattctattgACACCACCTGCTATTCCAGAACTTATTCTATTTGCAGAAACacatattttcccctttttgggGCGGGGGTGGCTGGGGAGTAGTACTTACCTGCATAGACTTTCCACTGTCAAAGCATCTAAAACTATAGCAAGAAcatgttttaaatttctgtattttaattctgttaaaaTATCTAATTTTTCAAGGCCCATTTTCTTGCCAATAAGTCCAGCAAGAACATGTTCTAATGCAAGTATTTCTGTTCCATCAATATTCTCTGATATTTGACTTTGGTCTGATCTTCGTCTTTGCAAGCAAATATCATGAACTATTTTCAGAGCTGGAGTTCTTGAGAGATCTCCATGACTTCGAACTACATCTCCACTAggcttttcttctaaaattaatGCATGGTCTTCACTGTCaaggtttctttcttctgttaacATACATGTTGATGTAGAAGGACTGCCATGATGATCTTCTGTCTCTGACTGTGAGCCCTGTTCCCGAAGAGTGGATAACCTTCTAACTCGCTCaagttttcttgtctttctcttACTATCTAGTATGTTGGAACCTTCTTTATGTTTTTGGAAGAACTCTTGGAAAGATCCCTCATGATCAGACAGTGAGTCTCCCGATTTGTCCAAATGAAGTGAATTATATCCACTGTCCTCAGGTGTTGAAAGATCTGGGTAACTTGCCACCCTGGCAGGGGGAGACTTTGTATCACATAGTTCAAAGTTAAAGTTCTCTACAAGACTGTTGATAGAAGTCACAAACTTACCCTCATTGGTCTCAGGTAACACACCTACATAAGTAGGAGTCCTAAGCAACCTACCACTAACATTCATAAGGACACTTTCATTTAATTCATTGGTGTTACTAACAGTAATATCCTTACACTGAATTGGAGATAAACATTCTGGTTCTAGCAATAAGGGGTCCTTACATTTGGACTCATCTAGCGTAGAAGTCCTTTGTTGTGAAAAGGAAAGTCTCCTTTTTGGGCAAACAGGATTAGAGTCTTCAGTTTTTGAGGTGCTAATTGTCAGAGGTTTGTAACTTTGACCTTTTGAAGAATCTGAAGCAGTTTGTGGAAGTTTTTCTTCAGAGCTCAAACCacaagagaatatttttttcctgctgcttcctgaAGAACTAGCTTGCCTTTCACAGCATCCTACAGTTGTGCCAGCTGGAACAGCCTTAGATAAAAGCAGCCACCTGCGTAGTGAGGAGCCTTTTCTACTCGCTCTAGGAGTTTCAAAAAGATCTACACTTCTAtttgcttctcttctttctgataAGGAgatagaattaatttcattttcacaagAGGTCACAGGGAAAAGGGCATTTGGATGATTGGGCTTAGAATGCTCTTGTAGCAACGATAAACTAGTTACACTTGGTGCTTCTTTATGGTCTACATCAAGATCTTTTACTGACTCGTTGCCTCTGCTGTCCAAAAATACTGAAGCGCAACATGTGTCATTAAAATTGgagtatttaaaattactgctGGGAGATGTTAatcta
Proteins encoded:
- the FBXO43 gene encoding F-box only protein 43 isoform X1, translated to MSDSHSITVNVLKRNRLTSPSSNFKYSNFNDTCCASVFLDSRGNESVKDLDVDHKEAPSVTSLSLLQEHSKPNHPNALFPVTSCENEINSISLSERREANRSVDLFETPRASRKGSSLRRWLLLSKAVPAGTTVGCCERQASSSGSSRKKIFSCGLSSEEKLPQTASDSSKGQSYKPLTISTSKTEDSNPVCPKRRLSFSQQRTSTLDESKCKDPLLLEPECLSPIQCKDITVSNTNELNESVLMNVSGRLLRTPTYVGVLPETNEGKFVTSINSLVENFNFELCDTKSPPARVASYPDLSTPEDSGYNSLHLDKSGDSLSDHEGSFQEFFQKHKEGSNILDSKRKTRKLERVRRLSTLREQGSQSETEDHHGSPSTSTCMLTEERNLDSEDHALILEEKPSGDVVRSHGDLSRTPALKIVHDICLQRRRSDQSQISENIDGTEILALEHVLAGLIGKKMGLEKLDILTELKYRNLKHVLAIVLDALTVESLCSIWKVSKTWREIIVQDKSADKRRKSYIEQHLKEEAGVRFVSKVIFFQV
- the FBXO43 gene encoding F-box only protein 43 isoform X2, which codes for MSDSHSITVNVLKRNRLTSPSSNFKYSNFNDTCCASVFLDSRGNESVKDLDVDHKEAPSVTSLSLLQEHSKPNHPNALFPVTSCENEINSISLSERREANRSVDLFETPRASRKGSSLRRWLLLSKAVPAGTTVGCCERQASSSGSSRKKIFSCGLSSEEKLPQTASDSSKGQSYKPLTISTSKTEDSNPVCPKRRLSFSQQRTSTLDESKCKDPLLLEPECLSPIQCKDITVSNTNELNESVLMNVSGRLLRTPTYVGVLPETNEGKFVTSINSLVENFNFELCDTKSPPARVASYPDLSTPEDSGYNSLHLDKSGDSLSDHEGSFQEFFQKHKEGSNILDSKRKTRKLERVRRLSTLREQGSQSETEDHHGSPSTSTCMLTEERNLDSEDHALILEEKPSGDVVRSHGDLSRTPALKIVHDICLQRRRSDQSQISENIDGTEILALEHVLAGLIGKKMGLEKLDILTELKYRNLKHVLAIVLDALTVESLCSIWKVSKTWREIIVQDKSADKRRKSYIEQHLKEEAGEYFLKAEDAATRVNVLSRSALRPVQAQARTPVAQTPPSYSELKPRRCSSAPHSTSRQEEYIKVAKTLFTDEALKPCPRCQYPAKYQLLKKWGLCSREACAFEFCILCLCAFHGSKECNSLSAKQKNKKDALPGSAQSKRNLKRL